A single window of Desulfovibrio sp. G11 DNA harbors:
- the sqr gene encoding type III sulfide quinone reductase, selenoprotein subtype, with protein MKKLLILGAGAGGTMIATKMRKLLSEREWQITLIDRDPVHHYQPGWLLVPFGVDTPQGCVRPKKDFISRGVNFVIDTINSLDPIARKVECKNSTHTYDWIIIATGARIAPDEVPGLLDDWGGKIHNFYTHDGAEALYGKMKHFKKGRLVLHICETPIKCPVAPLEFVYMADWYLQKMGVRDNVEIELVTPLTGAFTKPVANNILGALCEQKGIKVTTNWTVDSVEADRSVITSVTGDEINYDLLVTIPPNLGQEFLIESEVSDVTGYVDTDKELLRAKKFENMYIIGDATNVPASKAGSVAHFEVDVIAQNMMSDIEGTDNYYKFDGHTNCFIVTGFEKASLIDFSYAIEPLPGMFPLPGVGPFELLGESHINYWGKLMFKWVYYNLMLKGHELPFEPNMYLAGKDTSLLRNK; from the coding sequence ATGAAAAAATTGCTTATTCTTGGTGCTGGCGCTGGTGGAACCATGATAGCCACGAAGATGAGAAAACTGTTAAGCGAAAGAGAGTGGCAAATCACTCTTATAGATAGAGACCCTGTCCATCATTATCAGCCGGGCTGGCTGCTGGTTCCGTTTGGTGTAGACACGCCGCAGGGCTGCGTTCGCCCCAAAAAAGATTTCATCAGCCGCGGCGTCAATTTTGTCATCGACACCATCAATTCCCTTGATCCCATCGCCCGTAAGGTTGAATGCAAAAACAGCACGCACACCTACGACTGGATCATCATTGCAACAGGCGCAAGAATTGCCCCCGATGAAGTGCCCGGCCTTCTGGATGACTGGGGCGGCAAAATCCACAATTTCTACACCCATGACGGTGCAGAAGCCCTTTACGGCAAGATGAAGCATTTCAAAAAGGGAAGACTGGTTCTTCATATTTGCGAAACGCCCATCAAGTGTCCTGTCGCGCCGCTGGAATTTGTGTACATGGCTGACTGGTATCTGCAGAAAATGGGCGTGCGTGACAACGTGGAAATTGAGCTTGTCACTCCCCTTACGGGCGCATTTACCAAACCTGTGGCAAACAACATCCTTGGCGCGCTTTGCGAGCAAAAGGGCATCAAGGTCACCACCAACTGGACTGTGGACAGCGTTGAAGCCGACCGCTCTGTTATCACCTCGGTCACCGGCGACGAAATCAACTATGACCTGCTGGTGACCATTCCCCCCAACCTGGGCCAGGAATTTCTTATTGAGTCCGAAGTGTCCGACGTGACCGGCTACGTTGATACGGACAAGGAACTGTTGCGGGCAAAGAAATTTGAAAACATGTACATCATTGGCGATGCCACCAACGTTCCGGCCTCCAAGGCAGGCTCTGTGGCCCACTTTGAAGTGGATGTCATCGCCCAGAACATGATGTCCGACATTGAAGGCACAGACAACTACTACAAGTTTGACGGGCACACCAACTGCTTTATTGTTACGGGCTTTGAAAAGGCGTCGCTCATTGACTTCAGTTATGCCATCGAGCCGCTGCCGGGCATGTTCCCGCTCCCCGGGGTTGGCCCGTTTGAACTGCTGGGCGAAAGCCACATAAACTACTGGGGCAAACTCATGTTCAAGTGGGTATATTACAACCTTATGCTGAAGGGCCACGAGCTGCCGTTTGAACCCAACATGTATCTTGCAGGCAAAGACACCTCCTTGCTGAGAAACAAGTAG
- a CDS encoding type II toxin-antitoxin system RelE/ParE family toxin, whose amino-acid sequence MGNDAWSVRWTEGALEDFAEIIRYILVNEGSVTARELTDIIRKDAGQRLKTLPMRGHLVPELLQVSREYKEIHIKGFRMVYLPLKAEKTVWIMLVTRAQRSISSMLRKRLMPSVQNKSTPHN is encoded by the coding sequence ATGGGGAATGATGCCTGGAGCGTGCGCTGGACTGAAGGAGCCTTGGAAGACTTCGCTGAAATCATCCGTTACATCCTCGTTAATGAAGGTTCCGTAACCGCGCGGGAATTGACTGATATAATTCGCAAAGACGCAGGACAACGCTTGAAAACGCTGCCCATGCGAGGGCATCTCGTGCCGGAATTGCTCCAGGTCTCCAGAGAATACAAAGAGATACACATCAAAGGTTTTCGCATGGTGTATCTGCCGCTGAAGGCCGAGAAAACGGTCTGGATAATGCTGGTGACCCGCGCCCAGAGAAGTATAAGCAGCATGCTCCGAAAGCGGTTGATGCCCTCGGTCCAAAACAAATCGACACCACACAACTGA
- a CDS encoding type II toxin-antitoxin system Phd/YefM family antitoxin, producing MNTQDIQSLSHFRANATTMVKKVRETGNPLILTQNGKAAAVVVSPEEWESTQESLAMLQLLALRLDEVKNERTVDFDEGMDQIDAMIEAQNGE from the coding sequence ATGAATACTCAGGATATACAGTCGTTGAGCCATTTCAGGGCCAATGCCACCACAATGGTGAAAAAAGTCAGGGAGACCGGGAATCCACTTATCCTGACGCAGAATGGAAAAGCCGCCGCTGTTGTGGTCAGCCCGGAAGAATGGGAGAGCACTCAAGAAAGCCTCGCCATGCTCCAATTGCTTGCCCTGCGGCTTGATGAAGTAAAAAATGAACGGACGGTAGATTTTGACGAGGGAATGGATCAGATTGACGCCATGATTGAGGCGCAAAATGGGGAATGA
- a CDS encoding IS3 family transposase (programmed frameshift), whose translation MQKSRFTESQIIRILKEAEGGRTVADVCREYGVSQATYYKWKSKYGGMEAADIKRLKELEEENRKLKRMFANLSLEHEVLKDIIGKKALRPTEKREIVDYARDEFGLSVRKACAIVLISRTLYAYAPTPRDDTDVIETLIRLADSYPRYGFGKLFSLLRRQGYRWNHKRVHRIYRQLKLHLRRKGKKRLPTRNPQPLAVPPQANCCWSVDFMHDSLSSGQRFRTFNVVDDYSRECLAIEVDTSLPAARILRVLDRVAAWRGYPEKLRMDNGPELISIQMAEWAEAHGVELEFIQPGKPTQNSYVERFNRTYRTEVLDYYLFSSLAEVKEITANWLKQYNEERPHESLGNIPPAEYLEINSPQKVSTFGWH comes from the exons ATGCAGAAATCTCGATTCACGGAAAGTCAGATCATTCGGATTCTGAAGGAAGCTGAAGGTGGGCGCACGGTAGCCGATGTCTGCCGAGAATACGGTGTAAGCCAGGCCACGTACTACAAATGGAAATCCAAGTATGGGGGCATGGAGGCTGCGGACATCAAACGCCTCAAGGAGCTTGAGGAGGAGAACCGCAAGCTCAAGCGCATGTTTGCCAACCTCAGCCTTGAGCACGAGGTCTTGAAGGACATCATAG GCAAAAAAGCTCTGAGGCCAACCGAGAAGCGGGAGATCGTCGACTACGCTCGCGATGAGTTCGGGCTGAGCGTGCGTAAGGCATGCGCCATAGTGCTCATCAGTCGGACGCTGTATGCCTATGCACCGACACCGCGCGACGACACCGACGTTATCGAGACGCTTATCCGGTTGGCCGACAGCTATCCCAGATACGGATTTGGCAAGCTGTTCAGCCTGCTGCGGCGACAGGGATACCGGTGGAACCACAAGCGGGTTCATCGCATCTACCGTCAACTGAAGCTGCATCTACGGCGTAAAGGGAAGAAGCGACTGCCAACACGTAACCCACAGCCCTTGGCCGTTCCACCACAGGCCAACTGCTGCTGGTCAGTGGACTTCATGCATGACTCGCTCTCCAGCGGACAGCGGTTCCGTACGTTCAACGTGGTGGATGATTACAGCCGAGAATGCCTCGCCATTGAGGTAGACACCAGCCTCCCCGCAGCCCGGATATTACGGGTTCTGGACAGGGTGGCGGCATGGCGAGGGTATCCGGAAAAGCTGAGAATGGACAACGGGCCGGAACTGATCTCGATCCAGATGGCTGAGTGGGCTGAGGCGCATGGAGTGGAGCTGGAGTTCATCCAACCGGGCAAGCCTACCCAAAACTCGTATGTGGAACGATTTAACAGGACGTATCGGACGGAGGTTCTTGACTACTACCTGTTCAGCAGCCTCGCGGAAGTTAAGGAAATCACAGCGAACTGGCTGAAGCAGTACAACGAAGAACGGCCCCATGAGTCCTTGGGCAACATTCCTCCGGCTGAGTATTTGGAAATCAATTCACCCCAGAAAGTCTCTACCTTCGGGTGGCACTAA
- a CDS encoding tyrosine-type recombinase/integrase — protein sequence MASPKRIKTKYPGVFYREVARIGASGVERVYYILFKKEGKLYEEKVGRQYVDDMTPAKAAGIRSERIEGRRLSRKEIRQAEALAKAADLSIPTVAHLWESYCEGKKRTHAFRSTEYSFHKYLAEFSCMTPDQLTTQHVTKLRDKLLGQGKSPQTVKHVLSELKRLIRFGVKNGLCTMPDAAKLHFEMPYVDNEKTETMTQGQVAAFVKALDEEPDQNAAAFMRLALVTGMRRGALMALRWDDVDFDLGFITLRGSVAKKGKTETIPMTLAARKIFEDIARTDSLYVFPGKDGGPRHEFRRMARRIKEKANLPADFRPLHGLRHAYASFLASSGKVDLYTLQKLLTHSSPQMTQRYAHLADEAMQRAASVADEIFDMDKRKK from the coding sequence ATGGCTTCCCCAAAACGGATCAAGACAAAATATCCAGGTGTGTTTTACCGTGAAGTCGCTCGAATTGGCGCCTCGGGTGTTGAGCGAGTTTATTATATTTTATTCAAGAAAGAGGGCAAGCTTTATGAAGAAAAAGTAGGTAGGCAATATGTCGATGACATGACCCCAGCAAAAGCAGCAGGGATCAGGTCAGAACGCATAGAAGGTCGTCGACTCTCGCGTAAAGAAATTCGACAGGCTGAGGCCTTGGCAAAGGCTGCTGATTTATCGATTCCTACTGTCGCACACCTTTGGGAGTCATACTGCGAAGGGAAAAAGCGTACTCATGCTTTCAGATCAACTGAATACAGTTTTCATAAGTATCTCGCAGAGTTTTCATGTATGACTCCTGACCAGCTTACAACTCAACACGTTACAAAATTGCGCGATAAGCTTCTTGGACAAGGAAAAAGCCCACAGACCGTCAAGCATGTACTGTCAGAGCTTAAAAGATTGATTAGGTTTGGTGTCAAGAATGGGCTATGTACTATGCCTGATGCAGCTAAGTTGCATTTTGAAATGCCTTATGTGGATAATGAAAAGACGGAAACGATGACTCAAGGACAGGTTGCTGCTTTTGTAAAAGCCTTGGATGAAGAGCCTGATCAAAATGCTGCAGCATTTATGCGTCTTGCGTTAGTCACTGGTATGCGACGCGGAGCATTAATGGCACTTCGCTGGGATGATGTCGATTTTGATCTAGGATTCATTACGTTGCGTGGTAGCGTAGCCAAAAAGGGCAAGACTGAAACCATACCCATGACCTTAGCTGCTCGAAAAATTTTTGAGGATATTGCTCGCACTGACAGTCTCTATGTTTTTCCCGGAAAAGATGGCGGCCCGCGACACGAGTTTCGGCGTATGGCCCGGCGGATAAAAGAAAAAGCAAATCTTCCCGCCGATTTTCGTCCTCTCCATGGGTTGCGCCATGCCTATGCTTCGTTTCTTGCTTCCAGCGGCAAGGTCGATTTATACACGTTGCAGAAGCTACTGACGCACTCCAGCCCGCAAATGACGCAGCGCTACGCACACCTTGCCGATGAGGCGATGCAGCGGGCGGCCAGTGTCGCAGATGAAATTTTTGACATGGATAAGAGGAAAAAATGA